A genomic stretch from Podospora pseudoanserina strain CBS 124.78 chromosome 3, whole genome shotgun sequence includes:
- a CDS encoding hypothetical protein (EggNog:ENOG503NVDZ; COG:M): MTDAPRQSSSSSSTFFRRPSFVQPFQALYFLMIQRGNPHPRKKVAVVGSGVAGIGALWALNRSPHDVYIFEAADRLGGHANTVEFTRGKYKTLVDAGFMVMNEATYPNFLNFLRRMKVETAPAEMSFSVSRDQGRFEWASLNRDAFFCQRSNYFSPRMWRLVFDIWRFDKFALDVLRAEKPTEETIGEYLEREGYSTKFKDDYLTPITASLWNTSPEKCALDFPVATLIRFMWNHHFLASTSKNPQWLTLNSGSKSYIDAVMKGFPSNHVRLNSKVISITPERDGRLRLHTLHPTGGKSEVFDHVILATHGDQALSIIGDSATEAEDSILRSFQTSTNEVFLHSDLSLMPERYEAWTSFNYLSRSSPMTGSGHIDQVCLTYNMNILQEIPRAAFGDVLVTLNPLHKPDPKTIQGRYTYRHTIFNKSVLAAQERLPEIQNTRGISYAGAWTRQGTHEDGFSSGLRVAVEHLGANIPFEFEESTLARGERPRYSLWDYVIRFLIWLVQVLFLAVIDKIAGGLTTTRRRLVSRVGAKGTALNGRVKVHEKDL; the protein is encoded by the exons ATGACCGACGCTCCCCGTCagtcttcctcttcatcgtccaCGTTCTTTCGTCGTCCCTCTTTTGTTCAGCCGTTTCAGGCACTCTACTTCCTCATGATTCAACGAGGGAACCCCCATCCGCGTAAGaaggtggccgtggtgggcaGTGGTGTAGCGGGCATCGGTGCGCTGTGGGCGTTGAACCGGAGCCCTCATGATGTGTACATCTTCGAGGCCGCTGACCGCCTGGGCGGTCATGCTAACACGGTGGAGTTCACGAGGGGAAAGTACAAGACTTTGGTCGATGCTGGGTTTATGGTCATGAATGAAGCTACATACC CGAACTTTTTGAACTTTCTTAGGAGGATGAAGGTGGAAACCGCGCCCGCCGAGATGTCCTTCTCGGTGTCCAGAGACCAAGGGCGCTTCGAGTGGGCCAGCCTGAACAGAGATGCGTTCTTCTGCCAGCGAAGCAACTATTTCTCACCTAGAATGTGGAGATTGGTCTTTGACATTTGGCGCTTCGACAAGTTTGCGCTGGACGTCTTGCGCGCCGAGAAGCCAACTGAGGAGACCATTGGCGAGTACCTCGAGAGGGAGGGCTACTCAACCAAGTTCAAGGATGACTATCTCACCCCCATCACGGCGAGTCTCTGGAACACCAGCCCGGAGAAATGCGCACTCGACTTCCCCGTCGCCACACTCATTCGCTTCAT GTGGAACCACCACTTCCTcgcctcaacctccaagaACCCACAATGGCTCACCCTCAACAGCGGTTCAAAGTCCTACATCGACGCCGTCATGAAGGGCTTCCCATCCAACCACGTCCGCCTCAACAGCAAggtcatctccatcaccccTGAGCGGGACGGCAGGTTGAGACTtcacaccctccacccaaccGGCGGCAAGTCGGAGGTATTCGACCATGTCATCCTCGCCACCCACGGCGACCAagccctctccatcatcggGGACTCGGCAACCGAAGCAGAGGATTCCATTCTGCGATCCTTCCAGACCTCCACGAACGAGGTCTTTTTGCATTCTGACCTCTCTCTTATGCCAGAGAGGTACGAAGCCTGGACATCATTCAACTACCTTTCCCGGTCCTCCCCCATGACCGGCTCGGGCCACATTGACCAGGTCTGCCTCACATACAACATGAACATCCTCCAGGAAATCCCCCGCGCGGCCTTTGGGGACGTCCTCGTCACCCTCAACCCGCTGCACAAGCCCGACCCGAAGACCATCCAGGGGAGGTACACATACCGGCACACAATCTTCAACAAGTCCGTCCTCGCGGCCCAGGAACGCCTCCCTGAGATCCAAAACACGCGCGGGATTTCTTATGCGGGAGCCTGGACGAGACAAGGCACCCACGAAGATGGCTTCAGCTCCGGCCTCCGCGTGGCCGTCGAGCATCTCGGCGCGAACATCCCCTTTGAGTTCGAGGAGTCCACCCTCGCCAGGGGGGAAAGGCCGAGGTACTCGCTCTGGGACTACGTCATCCGGTTCCTCATCTGGCTCGTCCAGGTCCTTTTCCTTGCCGTCATTGACAAGATTGCTGGTGGCCTCACCACGACCCGTCGTAGGTTGGTGTCGAGGGTGGGAGCCAAGGGCACTGCTCTGAACGGACGGGTGAAGGTTCACGAAAAGGACTTGTGA
- a CDS encoding hypothetical protein (EggNog:ENOG503P2U0; COG:S): MKFSTTAILGMAPFALAKSVHNVAPAKRDGHLQKGHESVKISDEQLAELTRLIGVHKPSHGNINFLWVNIGGGAPTTVVGQASTVTVTETVKHEATPPPAVVTGEPGTPVEQSPPDAVVGAGGATHSVTVGGPQGLAFSPQELKASVGDTVIFTFLSQNHTATQSAFDTPCDPLDGGMDSGFQANANNTVNPPPQVAMQVMVDTPLWFYCRQGNHCGKGMVFSINPTAEKTHAMFQSLAIQQKGNGAGGAITGNAPAPDPNAPPAAPPAGTETAPPAANTGLVPGVGKIGADGSCSCVVQCSFGGFPNVAVQGRDSFGGYGGAVPMAMVGAAPAAPAKKFRA; this comes from the exons ATGAAGTTCTCTACAACAGCGATCTTGGGCATGGCCCCCTTTGCCTTGGCGAAGTCGGTTCACAACGTTGCTCCCGCGAAGAGAGATGGACATTTGCAAAAGGGTCACGAGAGCGTCAAGATTTCCGACGAGCAGCTCGCTGAGCTCACCCGCCTCATCGGTGTCCACAAGCCCAGCCACGGCAACATCAACTTCCTCTGGGTCAacattggtggtggtgcccctACCACTGTTGTTGGACAGGCCTCGACCGTAACCGTCACCGAGACCGTCAAGCACGAggccacccctcctcccgccgtCGTCACCGGCGAGCCCGGCACCCCCGTCGAGCAGTCCCCTCCCGatgccgttgttggtgccggCGGTGCTACTCACAGCGTCACCGTCGGTGGCCCTCAAGGTCTTGCCTTCAGCCCCCAGGAGCTCAAGGCTTCCGTTGGCGATACCgtcatcttcaccttcctcaGCCAAAACCACACTGCCACTCAGTCTGCCTTCGACACTCCTTGCGACCCTCTTGACGGTGGTATGGACTCTGGTTTCCAGgccaacgccaacaacaccgtcaacccccctccccaggtCGCTATGCAAGTGATGGTTGACACTCCTCTTT GGTTCTACTGCCGCCAGGGCAACCACTGCGGAAAGGGAATGGTTttctccatcaaccccaccgccgAGAAGACCCATGCCATGTTCCAGTCCCTCGCCATCCAGCAGAAGGGTAAcggtgccggcggtgccATCACCGGCAacgctcccgctcccgacCCGAacgctcctcctgctgctcccccCGCCGGCACTGAGACTGCCCCCCCTGCTGCCAACACTGGCCTCGTCCCCGGCGTCGGCAAGATCGGTGCCGACGGCTCTTGCTCTTGCGTCGTCCAGTGCAGCTTCGGTGGCTTCCCCAACGTTGCCGTCCAAGGGAGGGATTCCTTCGGCGGCTACGGTGGTGCCGTCCCCATGGCCATGGTCGGCGCCGCCCCTGCCGCCCCTGCCAAGAAGTTCAGGGCTTAA
- a CDS encoding hypothetical protein (COG:S; EggNog:ENOG503PCKP): MASPSPSTTPNPSLVTNVQALRNFLATIGPSSSIYVDLEGTNLGRGGTLDLITVLVPPDRKVRIIDVNAMGNQAFTTPSKKDDNVTLKSILEDPSIRKYLWDVRNDADALKSLYHVAISGVIDLQLLENLTRQGNSFYVIGLDKAVENDLRLDQQEQIEWKKTKEDIRKRMASGDSGIFSIRPFTTPKYHSIHAQGGTVDDLPAPEEKKTSGSAKAETNGHAAPITAEEGEVDESVPMDESDETSHPAISDAQHSADANKVGGGLSGGQPAVPLGPGPGPQVLLGSVQDEELKKLLMSWYYAGYYTGLYEGKQQGLKQAQQQDKSS, from the exons AtggcatcaccatctccttcaacaacccccaacccttcaTTGGTCACCAATGTTCAAGCTCTGCGGAACTTCCTCGCCACCATTGGCCCTTCCTCTAGCATTTATGTCGATCTCGAAGGCACAAACCTCGGCCGCGGGGGAACCTTGGATCTAATCACCGTGCTGGTCCCCCCCGATCGGAAAGTTCGCATCATCGATGTCAACGCAATGGGAAACCAAGCCTTCACCACTCCGTCGAAAAAAGACGACAATGTGACGTTGAAGTCGATTCTGGAAGACCCATCCATCCGCAAGTACCTGTGGGACGTACGCAATGACGCCGACGCTTTGAAATCACTGTACCATGTTGCTATCTCTGGGGTTATCGACCTCCAGTTGCTCGAGAATCTCACCCGCCAAGGTAATAGTTTCTACGTCATCGGCTTGGACAAAGCCGTCGAGAACGATTTACGACTTGATCAGCAGGAGCAAATCGAATGGAAAAAAACGAAGGAGGATATTCGCAAGCGCATGGCTTCAGGCGACTCAGGCATCTTCTCTATTCGACCGTTCACGACGCCG AAATATCACAGCATTCACGCCCAAGGAGGCACAGTAGACGATCTTCCAGCccccgaggagaagaa GACATCCGGCAGTGCCAAAGCTGAAACAAATGGCCATGCAGCACCTATCACAgcagaggaaggggaggtcgACGAGAGCGTCCCAATGGACGAGAGCGACGAAACATCGCACCCAGCAATCTCGGATGCCCAACACTCCGCAGATGCGAACAAG gttggaggtgggctATCTGGAGGCCAGCCTGCGGTGCCGTTGGGGCCAGGACCAGGACCGCAGGTGTTGCTTGGATCAG TCCAAGATGAGGAGCTCAAAAAGCTACTGATGTCTTGGTATTATGCAG GGTATTACACGGGCTTGTACGAGGGAAAGCAGCAAGGGCTCAAACAggcccagcagcaagacaaAAGTTCTTGA
- the NIC96_1 gene encoding nuclear pore complex subunit (COG:D; EggNog:ENOG503NU66), giving the protein MTLRSAPDHYIGIDVGTGSARACIIDTTGDIKALASENIKLWQPASYGGTHYEQSTTDIWNAICLCVRSVLATSSIPPTSIRGIGFDATCSLAVFTHDTDAPVPVTGPDFTNDGNDRNVILWLDHRPLAEAEAINATGHPLLKYVGGKMSVEMEIPKVLWLKNNMPEELWERCKFYDLADALTHIATGEETRSFCSAVCKQGFVPVGVDGSVKGWQQDFLENIGLGDLVENDFRKMGGVNGVSGNFLSAGELVGGLCEKAAKELGLPAGIAIGSGVIDAYAGWIGTVGAKVKLSRDHLDESAAPNDVSQAFTRLASVAGTSTCHLAMSREPVFVPGVWGPYRDVLIPDFWMAEGGQSATGELIKHMLETHAAYDETVKEAEAAGKNIYDYLNDHLRHLKEETKAPSISYLGRHFFFYGDLWGNRSPIADPNMRGAIIGMSSDKSKDGMVLLYYSTMEFIALQTRQIIEAMNKAGHSILSIFMSGSQCQNEILMDLIATACDMPVLIPRYVNAAVVHGAAMLGAKAASADKDGRTEPLWDIMDRMSKPGKVVWSSGDPAEKKLLDTKYEVFLDQCRTQQEYRKKIDEALKGSTLEGVN; this is encoded by the exons ATGACTCTCAGGTCTGCCCCA GACCACTACATCGGCATAGACGTCGGCACCGGCTCCGCCAGAGCCTGCATCATCGACACCACCGGCGACATCAAAGCCCTCGCGTCAGAAAACATCAAGCTCTGGCAGCCGGCCTCCTACGGCGGCACCCACTACGAGCAGTCCACAACCGACATCTGGAACGCAATCTGCCTCTGCGTCCGCTCCGTCCTCGCCACCTCgtccatcccccccacctccatccGCGGCATCGGTTTCGACGCGACATGCTCCCTCGCCGTCTTCACCCACGACACCGAcgcccccgtccccgtcaCCGGCCCTGACTTTACCAACGATGGCAACGACAGGAATGTGATCCTCTGGCTTGACCACCGCCCTTTGGCCGAGGCGGAGGCCATCAACGCTACTGGCCATCCGCTCTTGAAATATGTCGGGGGGAAGATGtcggtggagatggagatccCAAAGGTGTTGTGGCTGAAGAATAACATGCCCGAGGAGCTGTGGGAGAGGTGCAAGTTTTACGACTTGGCGGATGCGCTGACGCATATTGCTACGGGGGAGGAGACTAGGAGCTTCTGTAGCGCCGTGTGCAAGCAGGGGTTTGtgccggtgggggtggatgggagtgTGAAGGGTTGGCAGCAGGACTTTTTGGAAAATATTGGGCTGGGCGATTTGGTGGAGAATGATTTTAGGAAGATGGGAGGGGTGAATGGGGTA AGCGGTAACTTCCTCAGCGCAGgggagttggttggggggttgtgtgaGAAGGCGGCGAAGGAACTGGGACTGCCGGCGGGGATTGCGATTGGGAGCGGTGTTATTGATGCGTATGCTGGGTGGATTGGGACGGTGGGTGCTAAGGTGAAGCTGTCCCGAGACCATCTGGATGAGTCGGCTGCTCCGAATGATGTCTCGCAGGCTTTTACACGACTGGCGTCCGTGGCGGGGACTTCGACTTGTCATTTGGCTATGTCGAGGGAGCCGGTTTTCGTGCCGGGAGTTTGGGGACCGTATAGAGATGTGTTGATTCCTGACTTTTGGATGGCAGAAGGTGGGCAGTCGGCTACCGGGGAGCTGATTAAGCACATGCTGGAAACGCATGCTGCTTATGACGAGacggtgaaggaggcggaggcggctgGGAAGAATATCTATGATTATTTGAATGACCATCTTCGGCATTTAAAGGAGGAGACAAAGGCGCCTTCGATTTCGTATTTGGGACGACACTTCTTTTTCTACGGAGATCTTTGGGGAAACCGGTCGCCTATTGCAGACCCTAACATGAGGGGGGCGATTATTGGAATGAGCAGTGACAAGAGCAAAGACGGGATGGTGCTGCTTTACTACTCGACCATGGAGTTCATCGCCTTGCAGACACGGCAGATTATCGAGGCCATGAACAAGGCGGGCCACAGCATTCTCAGCATTTTCATGTCGGGGAGTCAGTGTCAAAATGAGATTCTGATGGATCTCATCGCTACGGCTTGCGACATGCCGGTGTTGATTCCCCGATATGTCAATGCTGCTGTGGTCCATGGCGCGGCGATGCTGGGTGCCAAGGCAGCCAGCGCGGACAAGGACGGAAGGACAGAGCCTTTGTGGGATATTATGGACCGGATGAGCAAGCCTGGAAAGGTGGTTTGGTCGAGCGGTGACccggcggagaagaagcttctGGATACAAAGTATGAGGTGTTCCTGGATCAATGCCGGACACAGCAGGAATACAGAAAGAAGATTGATGAAGCTTTGAAGGGGTCGACGTTGGAGGGGGTCAATTAG
- the NIC96_2 gene encoding nuclear pore complex subunit (COG:D; EggNog:ENOG503NU66): MFSNLGKGTPPVPLSTGSLAAGTTNPPATTAGGLGSLFSKPATPTTTTTGLFSNPNPTAGATSTTPQKSLFGGTTTTTTSTPLFGSTTTAAAPAATTATTGGGIFGNTLGGSTTPQTSVLGGGFGGGLGTTQQQQSNLGGSLASILGPTTQQPAGGMNTGFGNTLGGASVFQNAAMNPPSLTGSFFDSLLSKNKKQASGETPQGDLPSLQLSLSSLRQTVRKLAPKDGEGGRNLEHGKAHYFLAASGVDPGAAVRDLSSLGFAAAATATTRDRSPYSAGEADVETYLDNLQTKTTLSMIADGLERSVRDFDLFLEDNVTMEWEAQRKRIYQHFGIKPREEQEGGMGDSQRTVRGGTPAKEQGAGGFGRSRRKGSMAPGTPGGGEKSMRQSMFGRSAMNKSVIGTPSRIGAHAPEFSDVEARKEKSDLEGFTSVDDRFLREKQGKLATKIKEFNDLRQRGLPVEICKELGDLENTAGDRHGPHLVEAYDALREIVGENDPDNLPRERQFARYYLDPNPSSANSIEMRKRILKGANTFLEKQFWAGVNSFITKHPHEANLGGQPDVVSKVKAYIRLRLIRKSLVPDNVDLQQANGEYVWAIVFYLLRAGFVNDAAKYVNDHESLFRSIDRTFMGYINSYASSEDRRLKRSVQDRCTNEYNQRIRNAPEGSIDPFRMACYKIIGRCDVNNRSLDGLSGDVNDWVWLQFNLARETDRSQELAGESYGLAELQSSIREIGLKHFPKTPAEDTTGSFAMFFYLQILSGMFENAIAYLYSFSYVDAVHFAIALSYYGLLRAADAQSSGNDLLSHNTRNQPQINFGRMLGYYTRDFRAANAAAAVDYLVLICLNADETAAGQQQAALCHEALRELVLESREFSRLIGDIKPDGSRIKGLIEERGKLIALGRHDDFIRNITQEAAAFANDNGRTTDAVLLYHLAQEYNQVVEIVSRALSEAISLEIGEEPMRLVPVMAREDGQEEAAGSLAAIDDPVELAKKMMKMYEQEYMYWNKIGHQNQYACNLLLQISDIKKLVEDQEWAKCLDKIEALNILPLDAKGDQSLIRQYSALFAQLPQTVAQNVPNLLMWAVVCCTKQRERLMYGQFTGNETTARELIDNMKQTSVDLTAYTSQLRYRLPSSLHEMLARASAD, from the exons ATGTTCAGCAACCTAGGGAAGGGCACGCCCCCGGTGCCGCTCTCGACTGGGAGCTTAGCAGCCGGCACCACAAACCCACCTGCTACAACGGCCGGTGGTTTGGGCTCACTCTTCTCCAAACCAGCTACCCcgaccacgacgacgaccggCCTGTTCAGCAATCCTAACCCAACCGCTGGAGCTACTTCGACGACACCCCAAAAATCATTGTTTGGCGGTAcgactaccaccaccacatctaCCCCCCTGTTTGGCAGtaccaccactgctgctgcaccgGCTGCCACCACAGCGACGACGGGCGGGGGTATTTTTGGGAACACATTGGGCGGGAGCACCACTCCTCAAACATCCGTTCTCGGCGGTGGCTTTGGCGGTGGTCTAGGGACgacgcagcagcagcaatcgAACCTCGGCGGCAGTCTCGCGAGCATCTTGGGCCCCACAACCCAACAGCCAGCCGGCGGGATGAACACTGGCTTCGGCAACACCCTCGGCGGCGCGAGCGTCTTCCAAAACGCGGCAATGAACCCTCCTAGCCTGACGGGCTCGTTCTTCGACTCGTTGCTCTCGAAAAACAAGAAGCAAGCCAGCGGGGAGACGCCCCAGGGAGACCTCCCTTCCCTGCAGCTCAGTCTTAGTAGCCTGAGGCAGACGGTCAGGAAGCTCGCTCCCaaggacggggaagggggccGCAATCTTGAGCACGGGAAGGCTCATTACTTTCTTGCTGCGTCGGGGGTTGATccgggggcggcggtgagggATTTGAGCTCGTTGGggtttgctgctgcggcgacggcgacgacgagggacAGGAGTCCTTATTCTGCTGGGGAGGCGGATGTGGAGACGTATCTGGATAATCTGCAGACAAAGACGACGTTGAGCATGATTGcggatgggttggagaggagcgTGAGGGACTTTgatttgtttttggaggacAATGTTACCATGGAGTGGGAAGcgcagaggaagaggatcTACCAGCATTTTGGGATTAAGCCCagagaggagcaggaggggggTATGGGAGATTCGCAGAGGAcggtgaggggggggacgCCGGCTAAGGAGCAGGGTgctggtgggtttgggaggtcgaggaggaaggggagcaTGGCGCCTGGCActcctggtggtggggaaaAGTCGATGCGGCAGAGTATGTTTGGGAGGTCAGCCATGAACAAGTCTGTTATTGGAACTCCCAGCCGGATTGGTGCTCATGCCCCCGAGTTCTCGGATGTCGAGGccaggaaggagaagagcgaTCTCGAGGGGTTCACTTCTGTGGATGATCGCTTCTTGAGAGAGAAGCAGGGCAAGCTTGcgaccaagatcaaggagttCAACGACTTGAGACAGAGAGGCCTTCCAGTCGAGATTTGCAAGGAGTTGGGCGACCTGGAGAACACTGCCGGAGATCGGCATGGGCCGCATCTGGTGGAGGCCTATGATGCCCTGAGGGAGATTGTGGGTGAAAACGACCCTGACAATCTACCTCGGGAACGCCAGTTTGCCAGGTACTACTTGGACCCCAACCCATCGTCTGCCAACTCTATTGAGATGCGCAAGCGGATCTTGAAGGGCGCAAACACCTTCTTGGAGAAACAGTTTTGGGCTGGTGTCAACTCGTTCATCACCAAACATCCCCATGAAGCGAACCTGGGTGGGCAGCCCGACGTCGTcagcaaggtcaaggctTACATCCGCCTTCGCCTCATTCGCAAGAGCCTGGTTCCAGACAACGTCGACCTTCAGCAAGCGAATGGCGAGTACGTCTGGGCGATCGTTTTCTACCTTCTCCGTGCTGGCTTTGTGAACGACGCCGCCAAGTATGTCAACGATCATGAGAGCTTGTTCCGCAGCATCGACCGAACTTTTATGGGCTACATCAACAGCTATGCCTCCAGCGAAGACCGGAGACTTAAACGGTCGGTTCAGGATCGCTGCACCAACGAGTACAACCAGAGAATTCGCAATGCCCCCGAGGGCTCCATCGACCCCTTCCGCATGGCTTGCTACAAGATCATCGGCCGCTGCGACGTCAACAACCGCAGTCTGGATGGTCTTTCAGGAGACGTCAATGACTGGGTCTGGCTCCAGTTCAACCTTGCTCGGGAGACTGACAGGTCACAGGAGCTTGCTGGGGAGTCTTATGGCCTTGCTGAACTCCAGTCTAGCATCCGGGAGATCGGCCTCAAGCACTTCCCCAAGACTCCTGCGGAGGACACTACTGGCAGCTTTGCCATGTTCTTCTACCTCCAGATTCTGTCGGGCATGTTTGAGAATGCCATTGCCTACCTCTACTCCTTCAGCTACGTCGATGCCGTTCACTTTGCCATTGCGCTCTCTTACTATGGCCTCCTCCGTGCGGCTGATGCTCAGTCTTCTGGCAATGATTTGCTTTCCCACAACACCCGCAACCAGCCTCAGATCAACTTTGGCCGTATGCTCGGGTACTACACACGTGACTTCCGCGCCGCTaatgccgccgccgcggttGACTACCTTGTCCTCATCTGCCTGAACGCCGACGAGACCGCCGCCGGTCAGCAACAAGCCGCCCTCTGCCACGAAGCCCTCCGCGAGCTCGTTCTCGAGTCCCGTGAGTTCAGCCGCCTGATCGGGGATATCAAACCCGATGGCTCTCGCATCAAGGGTCTCATCGAGGAGCGCGGCAAGCTTATTGCCCTTGGCCGCCACGACGACTTCATCCGCAACATCACGCAAGAAGCCGCTGCCTTTGCCAACGACAATGGTCGCACCACTGACGCCGTTCTTCTTTATCACCTGGCTCAGGAATACAACCAGGTGGTTGAAATTGTCAGCAGGGCCCTCAGCGAGGCTATTTCCCTCGAGATCGGCGAGGAACCCATGCGTCTTGTGCCTGTCATGGCTAGAGAGGATGgccaggaggaggcagcGGGGAGCCTGGCGGCGATTGACGACCCGGTGGAGctggcgaagaagatgatgaagatgtaTGAGCAGGAGTACATGTACTGGAACAAGATTGGCCATCAGAACCAGTACGCGTGCAATCTCTTGTTGCAGATTAGTGATATCAAGAAGCTTGTGGAGGATCAGGAGTGGGCAAAATGTCTCGAT aaAATCGAAGCCCTCAACATTTTGCCGCTTGATGCAAAGGGCGATCAGAGTCTTATCCGCCAATACTCTGCTTTGTTTGCCCAGCTGCCGCAGACGGTGGCGCAGAACGTGCCGAACCTGCTGAtgtgggcggtggtgtgcTGCACCaagcagagggagaggctgATGTATGGGCAGTTTACGGGGAATGagacgacggcgagggagTTGATTGATAATATGAAGCAGACGAGCGTTGACTTGACGGCGTATACGAGCCAGCTGAGGTATCGGTTGCCGAGTTCACTACATGAGATGTTGGCGAGGGCTTCGGCTGATTAA
- a CDS encoding hypothetical protein (EggNog:ENOG503PPWX; COG:S), whose translation MARGNQRDKAREAAQKKAAAQKKGHNMSGSELAKAKEIAAQKMREKQAAADAKKAAEAAAGKK comes from the exons ATGGCCCGCGGCAACCAGCGCGACAAGGCCCGCGAGGCCGCTcagaagaaggcggctgcCCAGAAGAAGGGCCACAACATGTCCGGCAGCGAGCTGGCAAAAGCCAAGGAGATCGCGGCTCAGAAGATGCGCGAGAAGCAGGCTGCCG CCGACGCAAAGAAggccgccgaagccgccgccggaAAGAAATAA
- a CDS encoding hypothetical protein (EggNog:ENOG503P1S9), producing MGPDRHPTITQSLHHSPLPAEQSANWHESHIKPTITITTITNNNNKMLSLATSPKLRGSGHLILHALRAMTLVALVVIMASCWAMIVLSGITGHFQFFDVISHFFVFAISIVLFISEIGLFKPWFKNNFPILGPDHSLGWLGLALMITGCGIMADLVKPAYSIDNLGLPIWRLVLSSGILAITFGVFNMIASVVFRDGENGITARNIRSDGSLAVPTNQNSKEYYDSGYQSSVRSNSIRQHQQHYPEDDDNTTPQQSQPFYKRMTNHFSVPIPPKFNFRKSRGNLQISKPMPIHDDNDDVERGTGYGNLNRSNSNSRASPVIPDIQRPPTALHPAYTGGSHYSTAHMDRF from the exons ATGGGA CCAGATCGTCATCCGACAATCACTCAATCACTTCATCACTCGCCATTACCTGCTGAGCAGTCTGCCAACTGGCACGAGTCACATAT AAAACCCACAATaacaatcaccaccatcaccaacaacaacaacaaaatgctctccctcgccacctcccccaaactccGCGGCTCAGGCCACCTAATCCTCCACGCCCTCCGCGCCATGACCCTCGTCGCCCTGGTCGTGATCATGGCCTCATGCTGGGCAATGATCGTCCTGTCCGGCATAACCGGCCACTTTCAATTCTTCGACGTAATCTCCcacttcttcgtcttcgccATCAGcatcgtcctcttcatctccgAAATCGGCCTCTTCAAGCCCTGGTTCAAGAACAACTTTCCTATCCTCGGGCCCGACCACTCGCTTGGTTGGCTCGGTCTAGCCCTGATGATCACGGGTTGTGGCATCATGGCAGATTTGGTCAAGCCTGCGTACAGCATCGACAACTTGGGCCTGCCAATCTGGAGACTCGTCCTCTCGTCTGGGATTTTGGCCATCACTTTCGGGGTGTTCAACATGATTGCGAGTGTTGTGTTTCGCGACGGGGAGAATGGCATCACGGCGCGGAATATTCGCTCCGACGGCTCTCTCGCCGTGCCCACCAACCAGAACTCCAAAGAATACTACGATTCTGGCTATCAATCCTCTGTCCGGAGCAATTCCATCCgtcaacaccagcaacattaccccgaagacgacgacaacaccacccctcaaCAAAGTCAGCCCTTTTACAAGCGCATGACGAACCACTTTTCtgttcccatcccccccaagtTCAACTTTCGAAAGTCGCGCGGGAACCTGCAGATTAGCAAGCCGATGCCGATTCATGACgataatgatgatgtggAAAGGGGGACGGGTTATGGGAATCTGAACAGGAGCAACAGCAATAGTCGGGCTAGCCCGGTGATTCCTGACATTCAGCGTCCGCCGACCGCGCTACATCCTGCTTATACGGGAGGGAGTCATTACTCTACTGCTCATATGGACAGGTTCTAG